A section of the Brachyhypopomus gauderio isolate BG-103 chromosome 13, BGAUD_0.2, whole genome shotgun sequence genome encodes:
- the prpf31 gene encoding U4/U6 small nuclear ribonucleoprotein Prp31, whose protein sequence is MSLADELLADLEEAGNEAEDGLYPGGEGDDSDGEGMDRQAAAGLEDIPEEMELDYSATESVTSIAKLRNSRSFAEIMEKIAEYVGNPRKNTDVSGPVEADPEYRLIVAANNLTVEIDNELNIIHKFVRDKYSKRFPELESLVPNALDYMRTVKELGNNLDKCKNNETLQQILTNATIMVVSVTASTTQGSLLDEEELQRLEEACDMALELNQSKHTIYEYVESRMSFIAPNLSIIVGASTAAKIMGVAGGLTNLSKMPACNLMLLGAQRRTLAGFSSTSLLPHTGYIYHCDVVQSLPPDLRRKAARLVSAKCTLAARVDSFHESADGKVGYDLKEEIERKFDKWQEPPPVKQVKPLPAPLDAPRKKRGGRRYRKMKERLGLTEIRKHTNRMTFAEIEDDAYQEDLGFSLGQLGKAGSGRVRQAQVNDATKARISKSLQRTLQKQSMTYGGKSTVRDRSSGTSSSVAFTPLQGLEIVNPQAAEKKVAEANQKYFSNMAEFLKIKREGEGKDSG, encoded by the exons ATGTCTCTAGCAGACGAACTGCTTGCCGACTTGGAGGAAGCGGGAAATGAAGCAGAAGATGGACTTTACCCCGGCGGGGAAGGAGACGACAGCGACGGGGAGGGCATGGACAGGCAGGCCGCTGCAGGGCTGGAGGACATACCCGAAGAGATGGAGCTGGACTACAGTGCCACAGAAAGCGTCACCTCCATAGCCAAACTGCGGAACAGCAGATCG TTTGCCGAAATCATGGAAAAGATTGCGGAATATGTGGGAAATCCACGCAAGAACACTGATG TGTCAGGACCGGTTGAGGCCGACCCCGAGTACAGGCTGATCGTTGCAGCAAACAACCTGACTGTGGAAATCGATAATGAATTGA aTATTATTCACAAATTTGTCCGTGACAAGTACTCCAAGAGGTTCCCAGAGCTGGAGTCACTGGTGCCGAATGCTCTGGACTACATGAGGACAGTGAAG GAATTGGGGAACAACCTGGACAAGTGTAAGAACAACGAGACCCTGCAGCAGATCTTGACCAACGCCACCATCATGGTGGTCAGTGTGACTGCCTCCACCACGCAGGG GTCATTACTAGATGAGGAGGAACTCCAGCGGTTGGAGGAAGCATGTGACATGGCTCTTGAGCTCAACCAATCAAAACACACGATCTATGAGTATGTGGAATCCCGTATGTCCTTCATCGCACCTAATCTGTCCATCATAGTTGGCGCGTCGACTGCTGCTAAGATCatgg GGGTGGCTGGTGGCCTCACTAACCTGTCGAAGATGCCTGCCTGCAACCTGATGCTTCTGGGCGCTCAGAGGAGGACGCTGGCAGGATTCAGCAGCACGTCTCTGCTGCCCCACACCGGCTACATCTACCACTGCGACGTGGTGCAGTCTCTACCTCCG GACCTGAGGAGGAAGGCTGCTCGTCTTGTCTCTGCTAAGTGCACACTGGCAGCAAGAGTGGACAGCTTTCATGAGAGCGCTGATGGCAAG GTTGGCTATGACCTAAAGGAGGAGATTGAGCGCAAGTTTGATAAGTGGCAGGAACCACCACCTGTGAAACAGGTGAAGCCCCTCCCTGCACCACTTGATGCGCCGCGGAAGAAGAGAGGAGGCaggag GTATCGTAAGATGAAGGAGAGGTTGGGGCTGACTGAGATCAGGAAGCACACAAACAGGATGACGTTTGCAGAG ataGAGGACGACGCGTACCAGGAGGACCTGGGCTTCAGTCTGGGGCAGCTGGGCAAGGCAGGCAGTGGGCGAGTCAGGCAGGCCCAGGTCAACGATGCCACCAAGGCTCGTATATCAAAGTCTCTGCAG CGGACACTGCAGAAACAGAGCATGACCTATGGAGGGAAATCCACCGTCAGAGACAGGTCGTCAGGGACAAGCTCCAGCGTGGCCTTTACTCCACTGCAG GGGCTTGAGATCGTCAACCCACAGGCTGCAGAGAAGAAGGTGGCGGAAGCAAACCAGAAGTACTTCTCCAACATGGCCGAGTTCCTGAAGAtcaagagagaaggggaggggaaGGATTCGGGATAA